TCTCCTCATTCAAATAAATATCCTCGATCCTGGTTCTTTGATCTTTGTTCAAATCAAGCCTTTTGGATAACCTTTCAGCACTCATTTTGGCCCTTGCTTCGGGACTAGCCATTTTTTTATGGCCACCACTTTGTGCCTGTGCGAGTGTTATCATACTAAATAACAATACGCAAACAATCAATAACTTTTTCATCTGATTTTAATTAGTTTTTGAAATCCATAGTATACCATATAACTATTTCAATCTCAAAACATAGCAGCTGACCTTTTGTTTTGTTCTTTTGAAAATTAGAAAAACCAGATAAAATCAAGCCATCAAAGCTCAGATAAGGCTTTGTATAGTTTTTCAGTAGGCAGCCCCATTACATTGGTATAAGAACCAATGATCTTTTCTACTGCAACTAATCCAATCCATTCCTGTATCCCATAAGAACCTGCCTTATCATAGGGATTGTGATTACTTACATAATATTCAATCTGATCAGCAGAAAGCGTATTGAAAACTACTTCAGTTAAATCATAAAAAGAATGCATTTTACCGGCATAACTTAAACTCACACCTGTGTACACCTGATGTACGGATCCTGAAAGTTTAGTAAGCACTGCAATAGCTTCAGCTTTGTCAGCCGGTTTACCCAAAATCTCACCGCCATAAGCCACAATCGTATCAGCAGTGATCACAATGCTATCAGCACTTACATCAGTAAAAGCAGCAGCCTTTTTTTCAGCAATGTAAACAGCTATTTCTGCCGGAGTTAAGCCTTCCGGATAACTTTCATCCACATCCTTCAATACCACTTTAAAATCTAATCCCATGGCCTTAAGTAGTTCCTGACGACGTGGTGATTTTGAGGCAAGAATAATAGGGAGTTTTTGCTGAAACATGATGCTTATTTTTATTTGGTAATGGTAAGGTCCATTACATTTGGGGCGAAAATAATAAAAGCGACCTTAAGTCGCCTTCATTATTTATAATATTTTAAAGATTACTGGCCACCGCCGCCGCCACCTTGACCTCTACCACCACCTGCACCGCCTGCTCTCATATTTTTCATCCGCTCCTCTTTATAGGCTACATAAGCTTTTTTCTGATCATCATTTAATAAAGCATTGATTTTAACATCGTTTTCTTCGTTAATAGTTTTCACTTTAGCCATCATTCCTTCCCTATCGCCTTTACTTTCTTCACGCACTTTATTCATAGATTTTGCTTGATCTAAAAGGATAGCTTTAACTTTTGAAGTTTGGTCATCGCTAAGGTTTAACTTTTTAGTCAGTTGAGCAGCGCCCTTTTCGGCTCTTTCTTCAGGAGTTGGCATTTTACGTTCGCCATCTTGTGCTTTTGCAAATGTCATTACACTAAATAACAGTCCGCAGATAATCAGTACTTTTTTCATCAGTTTATATTTTGTTTAAAGGTTATGAGCTATTGTAAGCTCAGCTATTAGAGACGGCAAAGCCCAAATAGGTTTAACCTATTTATGTAACATAATTGTTGCAATGAAAAATATTGATTATTTGCCCGAATCGGCAGCGGATGGATTCTCGTCAAACCACTTTTGTTGTACTTTAAGTACCTTTTCTATGATGTCTCTTACAGCAGTTTTACCACCGGTATAAGGAGAAATATATTGTGAGATCGCTTTAATTTCAGGAACGGCATCAGCCGGACAGGTTGCAATACCTACCAGCTGCATAATTTTAAGATCGGGAATATCATCCCCCATGTAAAGCACTTCGGAAGCATTGATATTGTATTGGGCACATAAACTGTTGTAGACCGCAACCTTATCAGAAACACCTAAAAAAATATTGTTTATACCAAGGCCTTCAAATCGTTTCTGCATAGCCTCGCCTTTGCCACCGGATATAATACAAACATGATAACCTCTTTTCACAGCAAGCTGAAGTGCATAGCCATCTTTGATATTAAATGTTCGTAAAAACTCGCCCGAGTCAGACGCGATGATATCACCGTTAGTTAATACACCATCAATATCAAAGATGAGGGTTGTAATGTGCTTTAGTTGCTCAAGAAACATCCGTTTATTTCTGGTTATCTCTCCATTCGTAAACCCAGGCCGACTGGATTTGCTCCAGATGTCCTTCATTACTTTCTTCTTTTGTTCCTTTAAAATTAGGCAACGACAATATCCATTCTAATAGCTCCGTGAAACGGATACGATATATTTTGGCTTCATTAAAATCATCACCAAATTTCTCATATAATTCCTGAGCAATATCTTCATGGTCGTTCCAATATATTGGGAGGGCAAACTTATCTTGCATGTTTTTCTATTTATATTTTATAATTAATGGCCTAAAAATTCCGACTGATCCGGGATGGTAACTTCAATATCACCATCAATCACCACACACTGGCAGCCTAAACGGGAAGTGATTCTTGGACGAACGGCCCTATCGATAAAGTCTTCTTCTTTATCTGAAATTTCCTGGATGTTATCCATTCCTTTATTCACATAAACATGACAAGTACTGCAGCCGCATACACCGCCACAGTTATGCTGTAATTCTATTCCATGATCAAGGCAGACATCCAAAACAGACTCTCCGCCGGCAATAGGTAGTTCAACTGTTTCTTTTCCCTGTTCTTCAAAATTTATCTTTAACTTAAAAATACTCATAATCTGGTTCAAAAATAAGCACCAAAAATCGCAATTACATGATTAATGTGATTTTTTAATGCTATTGCTTAAATTTTTATAGATTTCCTGCAAGTGTGGCGATCTTTTCAGGAGCTCTTCGTGTTTTAATATCGTTTTTTTATCATTACGTATTGCTGGTCCGGTCTGCACCGCTTCGGGCAGCGCCTCCTGCACTTTTACTGCTGTTTCCATAATCAAAGGCCTCAGCATTTCGAAATCAAGATCATGTTTTTTAATGATCTGATGGCTCAACTGATAAAGGTGATTTACAAAATTACAGGCAAAAACTCCTGCAACATGCAATATCTCCCGTTTTTTGCTATCTACTTCATAAATTAACGGAGTAAGCTTAACTGCCATCAACCTCAATTGGCTCAGACTTTCTTCGCTGTTTGCTTCCAGGCACAAAGGAACATGAATAAAATCCAAGGGCTGCTGCTTAGAAAAAGTTTGTAATGGATAAAAGACGCCATAGTTCTTAAAACCGGCCAGCACCTCTATTTCAGTTGCCCCTGAAGTATGAACTACAATGCCATTTATTTCTTTTAATTCTTTGGCTACTTTGGCAATCGCATCATCCTTCACTGCGATAAGATATAAGTCTGCATGCTTATCAACAAGCTTCAAATCAGAAATGGCCTGAGCACCTGTTTCATTAGCCAGAAACTGTGCATTTACCAAGTCCCTGCTCCATACCTGAACAATATCAGCACCATTCTCTTTAAAAGCGCCAGCCATGTGCGTAGCTACATTACCGGATCCAATACAAACTATCTTCATAGGGATAACATTAATCGTTAAAGGTTACAAAGCAAGTCTTAGTATAGCTATTTCTAAGCTTATTATAACTTTACTATACCGCCTTAGCTTCTTTTTGTCTTCTAAATATAGAAATAAGAAATCCAATAACCATTACAATAGTACCTACCCAATAAAGATTAATGTAAGGGAATTCAATTGATTTAAATACAACCCAGTCTTTTGCCTGTTGTGGTTTTTCGTAAACCTGCAATTCTACTTTCTTTTGTTCAGGCAACACTTTAGTGAATCGAACTCTTAAACCCAGTTCATCAATGTTACGTGCAAAATCAAATGTATTGTTTCCTTTGATCAGAAATATAGGCTCTGTTTTATATATTTTACCGTTTACGTCAATTTCCAATGGTAATCCTACTGCTAAATCACCAGGAGCAAGTACAAGACTTTTTGCTTTAGGCTGGTTGTTTAAAGCTTTAACTGTTAACACACCACTACTGGTATGTAGTGTATCACCCTCAGCTACATTTACGATCCTGGGTGCTTTATAGTTTTCTTCCTCACGATGTCCCTCATGATCAGCATGCGAATCCTTTTTTTCAGGTGCACTGGTAATGTGGGTGTAAATGTCATAGGTAAGGTAATGCTTGGTATCAGGCGATGCAATTAATCCCATCTTCTCATTTACCTGCACATGTGGATTCAGTTCAAAGTCTTCTTTTACTTTGCCTGTTTTCTCATCAACAACTTTAAAATTCAGTTTATAGAATGTATTCGGTGCAATGGTAGTATCACTGATATAGGTTACTGTATAACGACCCATCTTTTTAGGTTCATTTCTATACAGCACAATATTTTCACCCGGTTTTTCTACTTTTTCAAAATCCTTTACCGGAATAAAATTAGTAGCATTAAGAGAAATTGGCTTATTGGTAGCCGCAGCCACAAGCGCTCCTAAAAGCAATAAGGCAAAACCAATATGGGCTACAGCAGCACCAACCAATTTACGTTTCCCACCAAAAGCTTGTCCCAATATTTTAGCATTAGATAAAATGGCGAATATGCAACTAAAGGTTAACAGGATATACATCAGATTATGATAAACACTGGTGACGTATACAAAACCTGCTGTAATTACAACAGAAAATACCACAGAAGCAATCAGGCTACTATAGAATTTCCGTGGATCAGTTCTTTTATACTTCATGAACTGCGCAAAACCCGATATAATGGTAACCAGAATAGCAAAAGGAGCCTGCCACTGGTTATAATATTTTATAGCATCAATTGGAGGCGCAAACTTGGTTCCAAAAGCCTGGTTAAATACTGGAACGGAAGTAGAAAATATCACCTGAATACAAGCCACGGTGATGACCAGCGCACCAATAAACATCCAAAATTCTCTTGAATAGGTCTCTTCGTCTTTATTGGTGATTGGCAATTCTTTCCATCTACTGATCAGCAGTCCGGTAGGTATAGCCAGGAATACTACATTATATAAAATAAGGTGCCAGAACATCCCCAGATCAGTAAATGAATGCACTGATGTTTCGCCCAATACACCGCTTCTTGTTAAGAAAGATGCGTAAAGTACCAATACAAAACTTATGAGGATCAATACAATTGCAGTAAAAAAGGCATGACCTGTATGCTTAAAAGCGATCATGACATGCACGCCGGCAATTAGGGTTAACCATGGAATGATCGAAGCATTTTCTACCGGATCCCATGCCCAGAAACCACCAAAGTTTAAGGCTTCATACGCCCAGAAAGAGCCCATGATAATCCCTGTACCCAATATCATTACGCCAAATAATGCCCAAGGCATAGCAGGTTTAACCCATTCCTTATAGCGTTTTTGCCATAACCCCGTAACTGCATACGCAAAAGGAACAACCATACTGGCAAAACCCAGGAACAAGGTTGGCGGATGTATCACCATCCAGTAGTTCTGTAGAAGTGGGTTTAATCCCTTCCCATCAGTAATGAATTTAAGATAGTTTTTAAAGTTCTCAGGGTCAGCAAAGACTACCGGTGCCATTTCTTTTAAATTTACCGCATCCCTAAGCAAGATAAACGGAGAACTACCTATACGCTCGCCGAAAATCTGTACGCCAAGCAGCATAGAAGTTAAAAATACCTGTGAGAAGGCTACTACTGTCATCACTCCATTTTCCCATGACTTGGCTTTCCAGATCAGTATTGCTCCCAGCAAAGACTGCCAGAACGCCCAAAGCCAGAAGCTTCCTTCCTGCCCTTCCCAAAAAGCAGATACAATGTAATATACCGGAAGTTCTTTTGAAGAATGAGAGTAAACGTAATAATATTCGTTGTAGTGGTTTAAAATAAGGAAAAACAAGGTTGCCCCTATCCCTATTACACTGGCCCAATTAATTAAGAATGATATACGACCTATACGCGTCCATGAATGATCTCCGATTTCTTTATTTCGTGTAGCAAAGAAATAAGCTATAGTTGAGAGTAAAGAAGCGGCAAACGCCAAAACAATAAAAAATTGGCCGATCTTACCGGGAAGGAGGTTCTCTCCAATAAATTGTATATCCATTAAAATTATTTGTATTTTTCTACTTTACCGTCCTGCTTGACCTCTACAAGGTCGTTGTTATATTTAGATGGACACTTCATCAGTATCTTGGAGGCGTAAAAAGTATCGTCGTTCATTTTTCCGATCAGTACTAATTTCTCTGAGCGTTCAAAATCCTGAGGTTTAGTCCCTGCGTATACTACTTTATTCACTTTTCCCTTTTCGTCTTTCATAAAAAACTCAAAGCGATTTGCATCTTTCATTGCATCATAGTGCATGCCTTTTGCTTTCTCCCAATAGCCCATTACATGGAATTCTTTTGGATCTTTTGCAGCTTCACTAAAGGTTGAATAGGTATTCGTATCTGCATTAAGGCTTACCAAGAAACCTACACACAATGCTATAGTTATTAAACCAATAATTGCACTTTTTCTCATGGATGTAATAAAATTTTAAAAGAAACTTCACAAAGATAAAAAATATAAGTACCTAAAGACCGACGCAGGTATTCAAAACGCTTTGATGACTATTTATTGATAGTTCTCTGACAAATGCGCAAAAAAAATCCGCGATGCATTAAAAAGCATCGCGGATCAAATCGATTATCAACTAACCTTATGGCCAAACACCAAGGTTCATATAAGAAATAGCAATCTTATCAATTGAGCCTACAAAAGCTGCAGTTCTCAATGTTGTAATTCCAGGTTTACTCAAGAAAGTCTCTCTGATTTCATGATAAGAATGAATCATGGTATCTTCCAGACCCGAATTCACCAATTCCATTTCTGAAGCACCTTTAACGATCATTAAACGGTGTTCTGCAGGAATACTTTTACCAGTAAGGCTTTCCAAAGTATTGATCAGGTTAGCGTTAGAATTTTCAGCATAGCGATTTTCCATACGGCCAAAAGCTACGTGTGAAAGGTTTTTCAACCACTCAAAATAAGAAACTGTAACACCACCGGCGTTGCAATACATATCAGGAATAATGATACCACCCATTTCCGTAAAGATCTCTTCCGCTTCAGGAGTAGTTGGTCCGTTAGCACCTTCCGCAATAATTTTTGCTTTGATGTTTCTGATATTCTGTACAGTGATTTGGTTTTCAAGTGCAGCAGGCACTAAAATATCACATGGCTGCTCTAAACCTTCCATAGAGTTTTTAAACTCAGTTGCACCAGGAAAACCTAAAATTGAGCCTGTAAGTTTACGGTGAGCAAATACCTCATCGATATTTAAACCATTTGCATTGTAAATAGCACCTTCAAACTCGCAAAGACCAACGATAGTTGCACCAAACTCGGCCAGGAATTTAGCAGCGTGGTAACCCACATTACCTAAACCTTGAACAATTACACGTTTATCGCCCAAACCAGCCTTAAGACCTATTTTCGCCATATCTTCTGCAACATTTACGCATTCTCTTACTGCATAAGCTACACCACGACCGGTAGCTTCCTTACGTCCACGAATACCGTGTAATGCAATTGGCTTACCTGTAACGCAACCCAGGGCATCAAGGTTACCAGGGTTCATGGTCATATAAGTATCCGCAATCCAGCTCATCTCACGTTCGCCGGTTCCATAATCAGGAGCAGGAACATCGATACCAGGACCAATGAAATTCTTTTTAATTAATTCTGTCGTATAACGGCGGGTAATGTTCTCCAACTCACCAATTGTATAATTCTTAGGATTTATACATATCCCCCCTTTTGCACCCCCAAATGGTACGTTTACAATAGCACATTTGTAAGTCATCAGTGCTGCAAGTGCCATTACCTCATCCTCATTTACCATGTCGCTGTAACGGATACCACCTTTTGTTGGGTTCATGTGCTGGGAGTGTTCTACTCGCCATGCATCAATTACCTCGAATCCATTACCTCTACGAATAGGGAACTGGAAACGGTACACACTGTTACAAGCTTTAATTTGAGTTAATAAACCTTCCGGATGGGCGGTAAATTGTGCGGCACTGTCAAAATTCTTGCAGACATCTGCAAAGAAATTTGTCTCATTTGCTGTATTAGCCATTATTTGTTTTTTATGAATTTGAAATAAGTTCTCAGTTATGAATACAAAATTGCACTAAAAAAAACGATTAATACAAATGAATAATAGCTTAGTGTACGCGAAACACTACATCAAATTACAGAAAAAAACGGCGTTTAAACAGTTTAAAATTAGTTTTTAGCAGCAGATTTTTGCTCTAATTTTTTTAATCTTTTTTCGATCGAGAATAGAAAAAAAATCAAGCCGAACAAAATTAATAGAACGCAAGCAACAACAACATATATTTTACCTGAAGCATATACGCTTTCAGTAATTGATGAATTTCCATTTTGTGCAAATAACTGCATTGCAAACATCAACATTAAAAAGGTAACTGAAATTTTCTTCATGACTATAAGGTATTCTTTTTTTCTAATGAACGGACTCTGTATAAAATGGTATATATCCAATACCCGATAAGTATCCAACCTATACAGGCAGGATAAAATACAGCCCGCATACGGCTATCTAAATCGTAAGAATTGAAACCCGGATTACCTCCATTTCCCGGATGTAAAGAATCAGATAAACGTGGCAATACAAAAAGTAACACCACCATCATCGGGAAGGCAAATATGTTATAAATAGCAGCTATTTTAGCTCGCTTTTGTTCTTCATCAATTGCATTACGCAACACCAGGTAAGCGAAGTACAACAACAGGGCGATAGCAGCAAAATTTTGTTTTACATCAAAACTCCAGGCCTGCCCCCAGGTAAACTTGGCCCATATCGCACCGGTTATAATTCCGAGAACACCGAAAATGATACCCGCATTAACGCTTTCGACAGCTTTAAGGTCATGCTCAGCATTATTATTACTTAAAAATTTGATACTGTGGTAAACAGATACGCTAAATAATACGATCATTCCAAACCACATCGGTACGTGGAAATAAAGGTTTCTTATACTTTCATGCAAAATAGGTAACTCGGGTACGCTTGATAAAAATCCCGCAATTGTTGAGTAAGTGACCAACAATGCACCTAATATTTTCCACCAGTTCTTATACATTATATACGTTTAATTCGGACAAAGGTAATAACTGGACCCTGTATTTTTATCATAAAGATGTAAATCAGATTTTGATGGGATTAGAATACCTTCTGATCTAAAATACCGTTACTTCAACCATACTATTTTTTTCCTAATTTTTCTACTGCTGCTCTTAACAAATCCGCATGGTTATATATGTCATCCACCACCACTAACTCGTGTTTAATTTCCTTCTTATTCTCATCTAGCACCGCTAAATACTTCTTATTACCTAAATACAGTCTGCATATTGTTTTACGATTGTTGTCGTCAAGCAATATTGCAAAGTATGAGAGTGCATCACGATGTACTATTCGTTTTGGATCAATAATTTCTCGTAAGATTGACTTCACAATAAAGTACCCTTCAATTTCCTCCTCAGTAGTTACAATTCCGGTTTCAGTTGCCATGACTGGTTCGGCTGTACTTTTTACTTCAGTTTCATTGCTGTTGGCTTCTTCCTTACCTAAAGCCGTTTTCAGCCTATCGGTAATTGCATCATTCAGAACCTGATTAGAAGACCGTTTAACCAATTCAGTAAATTGAGCAAGAATTTTCTCAGTCAACTTCCCCTGATATACCTGACTAGCGAAATGCTTTACAAATACTATCGAAGGGTCTCTAAGCTCAGATGTAATTAGGGCTTTGAGTTCATTTGTAAACTTCAGATCGGATGCCGTATTTGAAATATTCTCTATATCAAAATATGACTTATGGAATTTCTTTAATTCCTCTATCTGCATATCCTTGATTTCAGCAATATTGAATTCAAAGAATGGCTTATCATCCATCTTATTGGGCTCATTAAGATCTGTATAAAACCTATAATTCAACCCATTAGTTAATAAACTGAATTTAGCCTTAGTAACATGGAAATATCTAAAAAGCTGTGAATTGTGCGGATCCAACTTTTCCAGGTGATGCTTGCATTCAATGATGATGATTGGGTCTCCATCCTTCATGATTGCATAATCAACTTTCTCACCCTTTTTAATGCCAATATCTGCTATAAATTCCGGATTAACTTCAAAAGGATCAAATACATCAAATCCTAATAATCTGATAAATGGCATGATCAGCGCATTTTTAGTTGCTTCTTCTGTTTGTATCTGAGGAATCATCTTGGCAGTTCTTGTGCCCAACTGCTTTACTTCGTCTTTAAAATCCATATTAAATACCTTATTATAATTAAGTTCTATGTCCCAGCGATATCTGTCACCCTATTTTTTCACTTTTCTAATAAATCGCTCTGAAATCTCATTTTCCGGGATAATCCGGCCATCACGAAGAATCATCATCGTTGTAGCATCTGTAGGATGCTCAAACACATGAAAACCAGCCCTGCAATTGGAAAATCGATACCTGAGGGCCCGAAGGCCCTCACAAAAACCATCTTGTGTAGTCTTATGGTATACGTATTGAGAGCAAGTGATTCTAAAAATACATGGTCGTCTTTTCTCTTTCGGAATTAAGGCCCAATAGATCTTAATGGCCAGAAGAAACAGCGCTTTCATGACGGGTTTCTTTGCTAAAAACAACCATCTGATAAGAAGCCATATAACCGGGCTTCGCCCCAATCCCAAAGCATCCCGAGTGTGGCTGTACATAAGTGGAAACGCCTTCTAATCTGACATATTTCCAGCCTTGGTTGCTATATTGTTCAATCAGTCTGCACAATTGCTGGGCTACAACCGCTGCAGTTTCCTTTTTTTGATCTAGTGTAGCGGTGAATGGTATTACTGTATATTCCATATCAGACAATAATTAACTGTTATGACAAGTTGGTGAACAGTAATAACAACCATCGACTTGTAGGTAGTGTCTTTTTGCCGCCATAACTGCGCCTTCACATGAATAAAATTCTCCTAAATCCAACTTACTTACAATCCTTGAAAGATAAAGGCAAGTTTCGTCATGAACTTCATGGTCACCATTAGACTGAACATGCCTGTTTACGTAATATTTCTTTTTCATAATTTAAAAATTTTAGTTCTTAATTATGATTCGAAAGTAGACAGCTGAACAAAGTTTCCCTTACGGGAAACCGTAAAGCGAGAAATTAAAGTATTATATAATTTTGAAATCTTTACAATAGGCAATAAGCTGCTCATTGGTCGAAAAACCCAAAACATCTTTGATCAAATTGAGGCGCTTTTCAATACTGCTCAAACCAGAAGGTTTGATATTTTTGCTCTGAAGGTATTCAGGAATATCTTTTTGTTTTACCCCACCCGCAAGCAAAGCAATAATAGTGGTATCGTAGCTTGTAAAATCATAAGTATTTCTTTCTTTCACCAGAACTTTCATTTGAGCGGGGAAATACTTATTCCCTTGCGCAATTGCTTCCAGAGCCGACCTAAGTTCCTTCGCATCATGCCGGGCTTTACGCACGTACCCATCAATTCCCAGATCTTTGATCAGCATATCTATCACAGCAGGCTTACCCTCTGCCGAAAATACCAGAACCTTAAGTCCCGGTTGTTCGTCTTTAATAGCCTTAATCAGCGCTGCGCCATCAACAATTTTCTGGATGTTATGATCTTCCTCAAATGAAAGATCGGTGATCAGCAAATCATACGGCTGACCTGTTTTGAGGCCCTTTTGGATTCTGGCAAAAGCATCGTCGCAATAAAACACATAATCAGGATCTACAATTTTTAAATCCCCTATGGTTTTGCGCACAGAAATACTAGTACTTTCCTGATCCTCTGCAATTAGTACGCGTTCGAACATCATATATCTTTAGGTAGCTGTAAAGGAAATGTGAATTCTCAATCCCCTATCATTTTTTGTATCAAAAGTAATTGCCCCACCAATACTGCCAATACGGTTTCCCGTATTGCTCAAGCCATTTTTAAAATTTGGCTTTCCTTTGATTCCAATCCCATCATCTGTATAATGAATATTCACTTGATTACCGATTTGCTCAAACTTCACTACCACATTACTTGCGCTGCTATGCTTTTTCATATTCACCATCAGCTCCTGAAGAATATGCTCAATTTCATGTTTTGCTTTTGAACTCACCCGGTTCCACAATGCTTCTTCATTGCCCACGAGAGAGATTCTCCTGTTACTAGCGCCAAATGACGCCATCAAGCCATTAATTTTCTCTTGAAAATTAGGCTCAGCTACATGATTCTCTTCATAAGTAATGTCGCGCGACTTCTCATAAAGTACTTCTATGCCATCCAAAACTCTTTCCTTATCCATGTCTTCCCTATTTTCAATTTCCGACATCATTCTGTACAGTCCGTTTGCAACAACATCGTGCACCCTTTTATGGATCTTCAGCTTGTTGTCACGAATGGCCGCCTCCGCTTCCAACGCTAACTTTTCCTTTCTTTTCTTGTACCACAGTACAGAAATGACCGCACCGGCTATGAAAATCAAAACCGTCCCAGCCAGCAAAAATTTTTGTTTAGTAATCTGATACTTCTTTTCTGCATTGTCTTTCTGCAAATTGAGGTTATCCGCTTTATTTTTCTCCGTTTCATACCGAATAACGGCAAACTGGTTCTTAGCAGCATTCCGGTCGGTCTCTAAACTGTCTTCTAATTTTTTGTACGTGTCAAAATATTGCTTTGCTTGCTGATGCGGGCTCAGTTTAATCAGCCTTTCCAGTGCATACAATTGATCGTCTGCACTTTTTATCTGCTGTGCCAAAAGGTACATAGTGCGAGCATAGAAAATTGCAGAATCTGGCTTTTTAAGCATGTAAAAATCCGCAAGGTGAGCTAAACTTGCATTCTGCCCAAATAGGTCATTCACTTTCTGACGAATATGCAAAGCTTTTAAGAAATCGGGTACCGGATTATATTGAGGATTTTGTAACCATTTCGTTTTCGAAGTATTGGATAATATCCTCGAAAATGTAATCGGATTCTCCTTTATACTCTTGGTAGTAATCAGCTTGTTAAAATATCGAAGTGCTTGATCATACTTATGCTGATCGGTTAAATTAACAGCCAGATTATTTAGATAGATATTTCTAGAAGCTTCCTTATTGGAAAGTTCGATAGCCTTGAGCAGAAACTGAGCAGACTCCCGGTTATGTTTTAACCGACTGGCCATTTTCCCCAAGTTATTATAATTGGTCGATAAGATTTCTCTTTGAGGTTCAACCGCAGGATTCAGATATTTGATTGCCGAGAGCGAAATTTCCTGACTTCCAAAAAAATCACCACGGTCGCCACTAATGATAGCCATATTGATCAGCGATTTTGCGACTTTAACACTATCGCCGTCTTTTAAGGCTTTCTCCTTAGCTTTATTAAAGTATAGGAAACTGCTATCCGGAAGATTGTGATCAGAAAAATACCAGGCCCGATCATAATATGGATTGTCCTTAGAAACCTCCTGTTTAATCTCATCCTGATGACAAGAAAATAAAAGTAATAAAATAAGAGGCGTTATATATCTTTTCAAGATTTTTATTATTTCCCTAAAATAAAAAAATACGGGCAAAAAATGCCCGTATTTTATATTTAT
This is a stretch of genomic DNA from Candidatus Pedobacter colombiensis. It encodes these proteins:
- a CDS encoding Maf family nucleotide pyrophosphatase gives rise to the protein MFQQKLPIILASKSPRRQELLKAMGLDFKVVLKDVDESYPEGLTPAEIAVYIAEKKAAAFTDVSADSIVITADTIVAYGGEILGKPADKAEAIAVLTKLSGSVHQVYTGVSLSYAGKMHSFYDLTEVVFNTLSADQIEYYVSNHNPYDKAGSYGIQEWIGLVAVEKIIGSYTNVMGLPTEKLYKALSEL
- a CDS encoding HAD-IIIA family hydrolase; this encodes MFLEQLKHITTLIFDIDGVLTNGDIIASDSGEFLRTFNIKDGYALQLAVKRGYHVCIISGGKGEAMQKRFEGLGINNIFLGVSDKVAVYNSLCAQYNINASEVLYMGDDIPDLKIMQLVGIATCPADAVPEIKAISQYISPYTGGKTAVRDIIEKVLKVQQKWFDENPSAADSGK
- the iscX gene encoding Fe-S cluster assembly protein IscX; translated protein: MQDKFALPIYWNDHEDIAQELYEKFGDDFNEAKIYRIRFTELLEWILSLPNFKGTKEESNEGHLEQIQSAWVYEWRDNQK
- a CDS encoding 2Fe-2S iron-sulfur cluster-binding protein, with translation MSIFKLKINFEEQGKETVELPIAGGESVLDVCLDHGIELQHNCGGVCGCSTCHVYVNKGMDNIQEISDKEEDFIDRAVRPRITSRLGCQCVVIDGDIEVTIPDQSEFLGH
- a CDS encoding DUF2520 domain-containing protein; translated protein: MKIVCIGSGNVATHMAGAFKENGADIVQVWSRDLVNAQFLANETGAQAISDLKLVDKHADLYLIAVKDDAIAKVAKELKEINGIVVHTSGATEIEVLAGFKNYGVFYPLQTFSKQQPLDFIHVPLCLEANSEESLSQLRLMAVKLTPLIYEVDSKKREILHVAGVFACNFVNHLYQLSHQIIKKHDLDFEMLRPLIMETAVKVQEALPEAVQTGPAIRNDKKTILKHEELLKRSPHLQEIYKNLSNSIKKSH
- the ccsA gene encoding cytochrome c biogenesis protein CcsA; the encoded protein is MDIQFIGENLLPGKIGQFFIVLAFAASLLSTIAYFFATRNKEIGDHSWTRIGRISFLINWASVIGIGATLFFLILNHYNEYYYVYSHSSKELPVYYIVSAFWEGQEGSFWLWAFWQSLLGAILIWKAKSWENGVMTVVAFSQVFLTSMLLGVQIFGERIGSSPFILLRDAVNLKEMAPVVFADPENFKNYLKFITDGKGLNPLLQNYWMVIHPPTLFLGFASMVVPFAYAVTGLWQKRYKEWVKPAMPWALFGVMILGTGIIMGSFWAYEALNFGGFWAWDPVENASIIPWLTLIAGVHVMIAFKHTGHAFFTAIVLILISFVLVLYASFLTRSGVLGETSVHSFTDLGMFWHLILYNVVFLAIPTGLLISRWKELPITNKDEETYSREFWMFIGALVITVACIQVIFSTSVPVFNQAFGTKFAPPIDAIKYYNQWQAPFAILVTIISGFAQFMKYKRTDPRKFYSSLIASVVFSVVITAGFVYVTSVYHNLMYILLTFSCIFAILSNAKILGQAFGGKRKLVGAAVAHIGFALLLLGALVAAATNKPISLNATNFIPVKDFEKVEKPGENIVLYRNEPKKMGRYTVTYISDTTIAPNTFYKLNFKVVDEKTGKVKEDFELNPHVQVNEKMGLIASPDTKHYLTYDIYTHITSAPEKKDSHADHEGHREEENYKAPRIVNVAEGDTLHTSSGVLTVKALNNQPKAKSLVLAPGDLAVGLPLEIDVNGKIYKTEPIFLIKGNNTFDFARNIDELGLRVRFTKVLPEQKKVELQVYEKPQQAKDWVVFKSIEFPYINLYWVGTIVMVIGFLISIFRRQKEAKAV
- a CDS encoding cytochrome c maturation protein CcmE, whose translation is MRKSAIIGLITIALCVGFLVSLNADTNTYSTFSEAAKDPKEFHVMGYWEKAKGMHYDAMKDANRFEFFMKDEKGKVNKVVYAGTKPQDFERSEKLVLIGKMNDDTFYASKILMKCPSKYNNDLVEVKQDGKVEKYK